In Leptospira meyeri, a single window of DNA contains:
- a CDS encoding CopG family transcriptional regulator — MKKKTNYTKAPSDVEKALNSSLVINDFLPPPDKLITKEDNSKVTILLSKKSISFFKAQSKKSGVPYQSMIKKVLDLYADRFAHK, encoded by the coding sequence ATGAAAAAGAAAACAAATTACACTAAAGCTCCTAGTGATGTAGAGAAAGCTCTTAATTCTTCTCTAGTTATTAACGATTTCTTACCTCCTCCGGATAAGTTGATTACAAAGGAAGATAACTCAAAAGTTACCATTTTATTAAGCAAAAAAAGTATTAGTTTTTTCAAAGCTCAATCTAAGAAATCAGGTGTACCTTATCAATCTATGATCAAAAAGGTTTTAGATTTATATGCTGATAGATTTGCTCACAAATAA
- a CDS encoding DUF262 domain-containing protein: MDNIDKTRLSIVGIGKMVIDGKLTVPPYQRSYSWEEKQVIEYLEDINNAITNTKKDYFLGPIVVIDTKNNSNEIVDGQQRIATTTIILSAIRDLLKESSIEINLERSKIIEDTYLFKKDILTLELKPNLRLNLEDDIFFKEFVLSPNKSSKSFRSSKPSHTKLQQAYEKSKHFLKKNVLSAARNYNELLKWQSFLENNIKVIWIQVEDYSYAYTIFETLNDRGLDLTVTDLLKNLIFSKSGNQIQLAQENWTSMLTNLESFGKNNIKVDFIRHFWASKHGLTREKDLYSKIKNHINNSTEAIELADQLNLSSDLYISLLNPEHPSWSSFPLSTKHNISILNMLGMSQNRPLLLAILLHFDVKHISISLKNLVNWAVRFIITGSLGSSLLEQNFALNAKLVSDKKIKNSEQLFEAMKEAIPTDKEFEDEFKIATIKRSDLAIYILSKSEQAKKGDKNPEEIPNTIDGTVNVEHILPKTLTPSWQTKWSEDKAKSYINRIGNLCLLRTKLNSKIGNADFSSKIKVYSKSNFELTKSLKEYHDWTATNIEARQMDLAKLAVKIWPRRIDH; the protein is encoded by the coding sequence ATGGACAATATTGATAAAACTCGTCTATCTATCGTTGGGATAGGTAAAATGGTTATTGATGGAAAGTTAACAGTACCACCTTATCAACGCTCATATTCTTGGGAAGAAAAACAAGTAATTGAATACCTAGAAGATATAAATAATGCAATAACAAACACAAAAAAAGATTATTTCCTAGGTCCAATAGTAGTTATAGATACTAAAAACAATTCAAATGAAATAGTTGATGGCCAACAGAGAATAGCAACTACAACAATTATCCTTTCAGCGATACGCGATTTACTAAAAGAAAGTTCAATTGAAATTAATCTCGAAAGGTCAAAAATCATTGAAGACACATATCTTTTCAAAAAAGATATCCTAACACTAGAATTAAAGCCCAACTTAAGGCTAAACCTTGAAGATGATATTTTCTTTAAAGAATTTGTATTATCACCTAATAAATCATCAAAATCTTTTAGATCTTCAAAACCATCACATACAAAACTACAACAAGCTTACGAGAAATCTAAACATTTTCTAAAAAAAAATGTCTTATCTGCAGCAAGAAATTATAATGAATTACTAAAATGGCAGTCTTTTCTAGAAAATAATATAAAGGTAATCTGGATTCAAGTTGAAGATTACTCTTATGCTTATACAATATTTGAAACACTTAATGATAGAGGTTTAGATTTAACAGTAACCGATTTATTAAAAAATTTAATTTTCTCTAAATCAGGAAATCAAATTCAGCTAGCCCAAGAAAATTGGACGTCAATGTTAACGAACCTTGAAAGTTTCGGCAAAAACAATATTAAAGTCGATTTTATACGTCACTTCTGGGCATCTAAACATGGTTTAACAAGAGAAAAAGATTTATATTCTAAAATCAAAAACCACATAAATAATTCAACAGAGGCAATTGAATTAGCGGATCAACTAAATCTATCTTCAGATTTATATATTTCACTTTTAAACCCAGAACATCCTTCTTGGAGCAGCTTCCCACTTTCGACAAAACATAATATATCAATACTTAATATGCTAGGAATGTCACAAAATCGACCCTTGCTACTTGCAATTTTACTTCATTTTGATGTTAAACATATTAGCATAAGTCTAAAGAATCTTGTTAACTGGGCGGTTCGATTTATTATAACCGGTAGCTTAGGATCGTCATTATTAGAACAAAATTTTGCTTTGAATGCAAAACTAGTTTCTGACAAAAAAATCAAAAATTCGGAGCAATTATTTGAAGCAATGAAAGAAGCAATTCCTACCGATAAAGAATTTGAAGATGAGTTTAAAATTGCTACTATTAAAAGATCTGATCTTGCAATTTATATACTAAGCAAATCTGAACAAGCAAAAAAAGGAGATAAAAATCCAGAAGAGATTCCTAACACTATAGACGGAACAGTCAACGTAGAACATATTCTACCGAAAACATTAACACCTTCCTGGCAAACTAAATGGTCTGAAGATAAAGCAAAATCTTATATCAATAGAATAGGAAATCTATGTTTATTAAGAACAAAACTGAATAGTAAAATAGGAAATGCTGATTTTTCTTCAAAAATAAAGGTATACTCAAAATCAAATTTTGAATTAACTAAATCTTTGAAAGAATATCACGATTGGACAGCCACAAATATAGAAGCGCGACAAATGGATCTAGCAAAACTTGCCGTAAAAATTTGGCCAAGAAGGATTGACCATTGA
- a CDS encoding BrnT family toxin: MEFEWDSKKNQENLEKHGVDFYTAQFAFLDKNRIISKDILHSTESEERFFCFGLVNEGIITVRFTLRGKKIRIYGAGFWREGKKLYEKENKLH; this comes from the coding sequence GTGGAATTTGAATGGGATTCTAAAAAGAATCAGGAAAATCTAGAAAAACACGGTGTTGACTTCTATACTGCGCAATTCGCTTTTCTTGATAAAAATAGAATAATTTCAAAAGATATTTTGCATTCTACAGAATCTGAAGAACGTTTCTTCTGTTTTGGCTTAGTCAATGAGGGAATTATTACTGTTCGGTTTACTTTAAGAGGAAAAAAAATTAGAATCTACGGTGCGGGATTCTGGAGAGAGGGAAAAAAACTGTATGAAAAAGAAAACAAATTACACTAA